A segment of the Bordetella flabilis genome:
AAGCTCGGTTTCGCCAGCGTGCTGGAAGACGCCTACGACGCCACGCTGTGGCTGATCGCCGGCATCCTCCAGATCGCCGTCCTGATCTGCGTGATCGGGCCGCTGCAGCGCTGGCGGCCCGTCGAGCCGGTGACCGACCGCCGCGAAGTCCGGCTGGACATCCTGTACACGCTGATCCACCGGCTCGGCGTGTTTCGCGTGGTGCTGTTCTTCGCGATCGATCCGTTCTGGGACAGCATCTTCGGCGAACTGCATATCTGGGGCTTGTCCACGCTGCAGCTGGACAATCTCTGGCCCGGGGTAACGGATAACGCGCTGGTCAGCCTGGCGATCTACCTGGTGGTGTTCGACCTGGTCGAATACCTTTACCACCGCGCCCAGCACAACATCGAGTGGATGTGGGCCCTGCACGCGGTGCATCACAGCCAGCGCCAGATGACGATGTGGAGCGACAACCGCAACCATCTGCTGGACGACGTGCTGCACGACGTGGTCATCGTGATCGTCTCGCAACTGATCGGCGTTCCGCCGGCGCAGTTCGTCGCGGTGGTGGTCATCCTGCAATTGGTGGAAAGCTTCTCGCATGCCAACCTGCGCCTGGGCTTCGGCCGGCTCGGCGAACGCCTGATCGTGGGGCCGCGCTTTCATCGCGAGCACCACGGCATCGCCTATGAAACCACGCCGACCGGCAAGGTGGTGGGAAGCAACTACGCCGTGATCTTCCCGATCTGGGACATCCTGTTCCGTACCGCGCGTTTCGACGGCGACTTCGGCCCCACCGGTATCGCCGACCAGTTGCCCGAGGCGGGCGGCCGGGATTACGGCCGCACCTTCCTGGCGCAGCAGTGGCTGGGCCTCAAGCGCCTGGTGGCGTCGCGTCCACGGCTGGTCCGCCGCCGGTCGCGGCGCGCCGCGGCATGACGATCTCGAACACGGTTCCGGCCTCGCGGCTGGAGGTAACGGCGACTTCGCCGCCATGTGCGTCCACGAACTTCTTGACGATATAAAGCCCCAGCCCCAGCCCGTTCTTGGACGCCCGGCTTTCCAGGCTGGCCTGGAAAGCGTTGAACAGGTTCGGCAGCTGCATGGGCGGAATGACGCCCTGGTTCGCGACGCGCACCACGATACGATCCGCCGGACCGCCATCCACATGCAGCGCCACCGGCGCGTCGGCCTCGCCATGCTGCAAGGCATTGCCGAGCAGGTTGGAGATGACCTGCGAGAAACGGTCGACGTCGACGTCGCCGTGCGGATCGCCGGTGACGGTTACCCGCACGCGTTGCCGCTGCGCCGGCTCGGCGATTTCATCGATGATGGCCCTGCACAGTTCGCCATAGTCCGCGCGCGCCCATTGCAGCACCAGGCCCTTGGAACGGATGCGCGCGACATCGAGCAACTGCTCCACCATCCGCGCCATGCGGCCGGCACTGAACTGGATGCGGCGCGCGTTGGTGACCACCTTGGGGTCGTCCGAGCCGCGCAGCAGCAGTTCCGAACCATGCAGGATGGCCGACAGCGGGTT
Coding sequences within it:
- a CDS encoding sterol desaturase family protein, which encodes MDTFNHLIGMAQEWLFESLIQPVLFKLGFASVLEDAYDATLWLIAGILQIAVLICVIGPLQRWRPVEPVTDRREVRLDILYTLIHRLGVFRVVLFFAIDPFWDSIFGELHIWGLSTLQLDNLWPGVTDNALVSLAIYLVVFDLVEYLYHRAQHNIEWMWALHAVHHSQRQMTMWSDNRNHLLDDVLHDVVIVIVSQLIGVPPAQFVAVVVILQLVESFSHANLRLGFGRLGERLIVGPRFHREHHGIAYETTPTGKVVGSNYAVIFPIWDILFRTARFDGDFGPTGIADQLPEAGGRDYGRTFLAQQWLGLKRLVASRPRLVRRRSRRAAA
- a CDS encoding hybrid sensor histidine kinase/response regulator — its product is MTENINILVVDDIAQNLIAIEALLSRRGVTVLKANSGIEALELLLTHEVALALVDVQMPQMNGFELAELIRGSERTRSVPLIFLTAGSKEGEAHFRGYEAGAVDFLYKPLDTDVLISKVNVFVELHTQKKLLASQLEELRQALTLNDMFTAVLGHDLRNPLSAILHGSELLLRGSDDPKVVTNARRIQFSAGRMARMVEQLLDVARIRSKGLVLQWARADYGELCRAIIDEIAEPAQRQRVRVTVTGDPHGDVDVDRFSQVISNLLGNALQHGEADAPVALHVDGGPADRIVVRVANQGVIPPMQLPNLFNAFQASLESRASKNGLGLGLYIVKKFVDAHGGEVAVTSSREAGTVFEIVMPRRAATGGGPAVDATPPGA